One Thermodesulfobacteriota bacterium DNA window includes the following coding sequences:
- a CDS encoding exosortase H-associated membrane protein — protein MDKENKKPLFRSVLLKASLIFVVAYIISLAVWLGIKGYYGMAVTTIASYAITILKDVDIVSILRQGDIVSVGFIPQKYGVTILKTTIDVPISNYTFNAPLTFAIMAAFYPFLKRKWIYLEALLILVVVHFLFVFSLEGEKLSAALETQGYEKGGVASQLFWEFLWGFINNMVVRFEPFLIGAYLYFFRNKKPKEKALRKKSKK, from the coding sequence ATGGACAAGGAAAACAAGAAGCCCTTATTTAGGTCCGTCCTTCTTAAGGCTTCGCTCATATTCGTAGTAGCCTATATTATCTCTCTCGCGGTCTGGCTGGGCATCAAGGGCTATTACGGCATGGCGGTCACGACCATCGCCTCGTATGCGATTACCATCCTCAAGGACGTGGATATCGTGTCGATTCTGAGACAGGGCGACATAGTCTCGGTCGGGTTCATACCGCAGAAGTACGGCGTGACCATCTTAAAGACGACGATAGACGTCCCGATTTCGAACTATACTTTTAACGCCCCGCTGACGTTCGCGATCATGGCCGCTTTTTATCCTTTTTTGAAAAGAAAGTGGATATATCTGGAGGCGCTTTTGATACTCGTCGTCGTTCATTTCCTCTTCGTGTTCTCGCTCGAAGGCGAAAAACTCTCGGCCGCGCTCGAAACCCAGGGCTACGAAAAGGGGGGAGTGGCGTCACAGCTGTTCTGGGAATTCCTCTGGGGTTTTATAAATAATATGGTAGTCAGGTTCGAGCCGTTTTTGATAGGAGCGTACCTCTACTTCTTCCGGAACAAAAAACCTAAAGAGAAAGCCCTGCGTAAGAAATCGAAGAAGTGA
- the xrtH gene encoding exosortase H has protein sequence MKDKNTGAPDKGQSSSISILRFVLTYVLLMGAFFLLLGLKPVQDVVDINGGYSNAIVYVTAKILGLIGVTSTIQGSVIHLPSISLDVEFGCNGLEAVMIYSVAVLTFPASWKNRLIGIIAGFLVIQVLNLIRIVALAYAGVYHKDLFDLIHLYVAQGVMIAVALATFVLYLTYLSHGQGKQEALI, from the coding sequence ATGAAGGATAAAAACACGGGTGCCCCGGATAAAGGCCAGTCGAGCTCTATCAGCATATTAAGGTTCGTGCTGACTTACGTGCTTCTCATGGGGGCGTTTTTCCTGCTCCTGGGACTGAAGCCAGTGCAGGACGTCGTGGACATAAACGGCGGGTATTCAAACGCCATAGTCTACGTGACGGCCAAGATACTGGGGCTTATTGGCGTCACCTCCACGATTCAGGGCTCGGTCATACACCTCCCGTCCATCTCGCTCGATGTAGAGTTCGGATGCAACGGGCTGGAGGCCGTTATGATTTACTCGGTAGCGGTTCTGACCTTTCCGGCTTCCTGGAAGAACAGGCTTATAGGCATAATTGCCGGTTTTCTTGTCATACAGGTATTGAATCTGATAAGGATTGTAGCGCTCGCTTATGCAGGTGTCTATCACAAGGATCTATTCGATTTAATACACCTTTATGTAGCACAGGGTGTAATGATAGCCGTTGCTCTGGCAACTTTCGTTCTTTACCTGACCTACCTGAGCCATGGACAAGGAAAACAAGAAGCCCTTATTTAG
- a CDS encoding cation transporter produces the protein MEILNRSASSISNGPHRKAFYLSVFTVAYNFLEGSVSVAAGMVSGSIALVGFGLDSFVESLSGGIMIWRFRGLGNLSTEEEERMEAKAARLVAYTFFVLGVYVLYESLKKLILREWPETSILGIVIAAVSLVVMPVLFFMKQRTGKMIGSRSLLADSKQTLACCYLSLALLAGLGLNYLFGIWWADPLAGIVMVFFLMREGREILKEGKAGCCGA, from the coding sequence ATGGAAATTTTAAACCGCAGTGCTTCTTCCATCAGCAACGGACCGCATAGAAAGGCATTCTATCTATCTGTTTTTACGGTCGCATACAATTTTCTGGAAGGGTCCGTATCTGTTGCCGCTGGGATGGTCTCCGGGAGCATCGCGCTTGTCGGGTTCGGTCTCGACAGCTTCGTCGAATCGCTGTCAGGGGGAATAATGATATGGCGCTTCCGCGGGCTCGGGAACCTTTCCACTGAAGAGGAGGAAAGGATGGAAGCGAAAGCGGCGAGACTTGTCGCGTACACTTTTTTCGTGCTGGGGGTATATGTGCTCTATGAGTCCCTGAAGAAGCTCATTTTACGCGAGTGGCCTGAGACAAGCATCCTCGGGATCGTGATAGCCGCAGTCTCGCTCGTGGTGATGCCGGTTTTGTTTTTTATGAAGCAAAGAACCGGAAAGATGATCGGGAGCAGGAGCCTCCTCGCCGATTCGAAGCAGACGCTCGCCTGCTGCTACTTGTCCCTTGCGCTCCTCGCGGGTCTCGGGCTTAACTATCTGTTCGGAATATGGTGGGCCGACCCTCTGGCCGGAATTGTTATGGTGTTTTTTCTGATGAGGGAGGGCCGGGAAATTTTGAAAGAAGGCAAAGCCGGATGCTGCGGGGCGTGA
- the radC gene encoding DNA repair protein RadC encodes MSDKPHYINHRKRLRDRFRKAGADGMHDYELLELLLTFSIPRRDVKPVAKKLISEFGGLSGVLDADRKKLEELSGVGSMSATLIRLVKELYNSYLAENMKKGDALTSPDAVLKFVRVSLSGMTNEAFMVIYMNVRNEVIDYTLLHEGTVDNVAVYPRRIIESALSRHASGIILVHNHPSGNPEPSREDKSLTRDIADGARMLDIRVLDHIIVGKDGYFSFMENGLLSPVKP; translated from the coding sequence ATGTCTGACAAACCTCACTATATAAACCACAGGAAGAGGTTGAGAGATAGGTTCCGCAAAGCGGGGGCCGACGGCATGCACGACTACGAGCTGCTCGAGCTTCTGCTTACGTTCTCGATTCCCCGTAGGGACGTGAAGCCCGTGGCAAAGAAGCTCATAAGCGAGTTCGGCGGGCTCTCGGGTGTGCTCGACGCCGACCGGAAAAAGTTAGAGGAGCTGAGCGGCGTGGGGTCTATGTCTGCGACGCTCATAAGACTCGTGAAAGAGCTCTACAACTCGTACCTCGCCGAGAACATGAAGAAGGGGGACGCCCTCACTTCGCCCGACGCGGTACTGAAATTCGTCCGTGTCAGTCTGTCCGGCATGACGAACGAGGCCTTCATGGTGATCTATATGAACGTGAGGAACGAGGTGATAGACTACACGCTGCTTCACGAAGGCACGGTCGATAACGTCGCCGTTTACCCGAGGCGCATAATCGAATCGGCGCTCTCACGGCACGCTTCTGGAATAATACTCGTGCACAATCACCCGAGCGGGAACCCTGAGCCCTCGAGAGAGGACAAGTCTCTAACAAGAGACATAGCGGATGGAGCCAGAATGCTCGACATAAGGGTCCTCGACCACATCATCGTGGGCAAGGACGGCTATTTCAGCTTCATGGAAAATGGTCTGCTGTCACCCGTGAAGCCTTGA